A genome region from Desulfovibrio sp. JC010 includes the following:
- the pssA gene encoding CDP-diacylglycerol--serine O-phosphatidyltransferase yields the protein MAKEKRIPKHKGVYILPNLLTVSSLFCGFLAMNWVVEGRYEMSAVAILVSCLFDGLDGKVARLTGTSSEFGVQLDSLADAVAFGVTPAFMVYHWQLHQFGRLGMLAAFLLMACGVLRLARFNVQSGTTSKAHFIGLPIPAAGCTLSTLILFTPYIPENLAQSVLPMFTLVLVYCLAFLMVSTVRYNSFKEFGVFKAHPFSSMVTVIALFTMVASQPKFLGFVIFIGYIVSGPIYTIFILSRRSNKLLGKSSKELS from the coding sequence ATGGCAAAGGAAAAAAGAATACCGAAGCACAAGGGCGTATACATCCTGCCCAACCTCCTCACCGTGTCGAGCCTGTTTTGCGGGTTCCTCGCGATGAACTGGGTTGTGGAAGGACGGTACGAGATGAGTGCTGTCGCCATTCTGGTGAGCTGTCTCTTCGACGGTCTCGACGGAAAGGTGGCTAGGTTGACCGGAACCAGCAGTGAATTCGGCGTTCAGCTTGATTCTCTGGCGGATGCGGTTGCCTTTGGTGTTACTCCTGCGTTCATGGTCTATCACTGGCAACTCCACCAGTTCGGAAGACTGGGTATGCTGGCGGCTTTCTTGTTGATGGCCTGCGGTGTGCTCAGGCTCGCCCGCTTCAATGTTCAGTCAGGGACTACTTCCAAGGCTCATTTCATCGGTTTGCCCATTCCTGCGGCAGGCTGTACCTTGTCTACCCTGATCCTGTTCACCCCTTATATTCCTGAAAATCTCGCACAGAGTGTACTGCCCATGTTCACTCTGGTGCTTGTATATTGCCTCGCTTTTCTGATGGTGAGTACCGTCCGCTATAATTCTTTCAAAGAATTCGGTGTGTTCAAAGCTCATCCCTTCAGCTCCATGGTTACCGTTATTGCGCTCTTTACCATGGTTGCTTCACAGCCCAAGTTTCTGGGTTTTGTGATCTTTATTGGATACATTGTATCCGGTCCTATTTATACTATTTTCATTCTATCCCGCAGAAGCAATAAGCTACTAGGAAAGTCCTCCAAAGAATTGTCATAA
- a CDS encoding 2-isopropylmalate synthase, which translates to MSDKVYIFDTTLRDGEQSPGATMNMAEKITMARQLEKLGVDIIEAGFPAASQGDFEAVTEIAKSVGDIQVAGLCRALKADIDRAFDAVKHAKNPRIHTFVATSDIHMKHKFNKEPEEILEMARKAVRHAVSLTPNVEFSAEDASRSRWDFLAQVVEVAIAEGATTINIPDTVGYAQPDEFGKLIEYLLKEVPNSDKAIFSVHCHNDLGLACANTLAAIKAGARQAEVTLSGIGERAGNAALEEVIMALHTRKDYYDVETSILTEELFPSCRRLATTIGQPISPYKAIVGANAFAHESGIHQDGMLKNRQTYEIMTPESIGKKGTSIVIGKHSGRNALGSKLNEMGYQLDDEQIGRVFSAVKALADKKEEIFDEDVEALVLEEAYRIHDLYRVKELSVFSGTAGVSPHAAIVLEDFSKDKENPETMQEVGFGDGPINAVFSTINKMVGRDPKLELYSVNAVTGGTDAQGAVTVHITDNGFKSIGRGSDEDIIVASAKAYVNAINRVERMKQEKNNG; encoded by the coding sequence ATGTCTGATAAAGTTTACATTTTTGATACTACATTGCGTGATGGCGAGCAGTCCCCCGGTGCAACCATGAACATGGCTGAGAAAATCACCATGGCCCGCCAGCTGGAAAAGCTCGGTGTGGATATTATCGAAGCCGGATTCCCGGCAGCAAGTCAGGGTGACTTCGAAGCGGTAACTGAAATCGCCAAATCTGTCGGCGACATTCAGGTTGCAGGGCTGTGCCGGGCACTGAAAGCTGACATTGACCGCGCTTTTGATGCCGTCAAGCACGCTAAGAATCCCAGAATTCATACCTTTGTGGCTACTTCCGATATCCACATGAAGCACAAGTTCAACAAGGAGCCGGAAGAAATTCTGGAAATGGCCCGCAAGGCTGTGCGCCATGCGGTATCCCTGACTCCCAATGTTGAATTTTCCGCTGAAGATGCTTCCCGTTCCCGCTGGGATTTCCTCGCACAGGTTGTAGAGGTTGCCATTGCCGAAGGCGCAACCACCATTAACATTCCTGATACTGTAGGTTACGCCCAGCCGGACGAGTTCGGTAAACTCATCGAGTACCTGCTCAAGGAAGTGCCCAACAGTGACAAGGCAATCTTCAGCGTACATTGTCATAACGACCTCGGTCTGGCCTGCGCCAACACCCTGGCCGCCATCAAGGCCGGTGCCCGTCAGGCGGAAGTAACCCTTTCCGGTATCGGTGAGCGTGCCGGTAACGCAGCTTTGGAAGAAGTGATCATGGCTCTGCATACCCGCAAGGATTATTATGATGTAGAGACTTCCATCCTCACCGAAGAGCTGTTCCCCTCTTGCCGCAGATTGGCGACCACCATCGGTCAGCCCATCTCACCGTATAAGGCAATTGTCGGTGCCAACGCATTCGCCCATGAGTCCGGTATCCATCAGGACGGCATGCTTAAGAATCGCCAGACCTACGAGATTATGACCCCGGAATCCATCGGTAAGAAGGGCACTTCCATTGTTATCGGTAAACACTCTGGTCGTAACGCTCTGGGCAGCAAGCTCAACGAAATGGGCTATCAGCTGGATGACGAGCAGATCGGAAGGGTTTTCTCCGCAGTTAAAGCATTGGCTGACAAGAAAGAAGAAATTTTTGATGAGGACGTTGAAGCTCTCGTTCTGGAAGAAGCATATCGTATCCACGACCTTTACCGGGTAAAGGAACTCTCCGTATTTTCCGGTACTGCCGGGGTTTCCCCGCACGCAGCTATCGTGCTGGAAGACTTCAGCAAGGATAAGGAAAATCCGGAAACCATGCAGGAAGTGGGCTTCGGGGACGGTCCCATCAACGCGGTATTCTCCACCATCAATAAGATGGTCGGACGCGATCCCAAATTGGAACTTTATTCCGTAAACGCGGTTACCGGTGGAACTGATGCGCAGGGTGCGGTTACGGTTCATATTACTGACAACGGTTTTAAATCAATCGGGCGCGGTTCTGACGAAGACATTATCGTCGCCAGTGCCAAAGCTTATGTCAACGCTATCAACAGAGTTGAACGCATGAAACAGGAGAAGAATAATGGGTAA
- the leuC gene encoding 3-isopropylmalate dehydratase large subunit, with the protein MGKTLAEKILQAHTEETVKEPGQIVRCNVSMVLANDITAPLAIKSFKAMGADQVFDKDKVALVCDHFTPNKDIDSAEQVKVVREFAHEKNITHYYEGGEVGVEHALLPELGLVGPADIVIGADSHTCTYGGLGAFATGMGSTDIAGGMALGETWFKVPPTIKVEIEGTPGKYMGAKDYILNLIGTIGVSGALYKALEFSGSVVDNLSIEGRMTIANMAIEAGGKVGLFPVDAKTLEYCKAAGRTGDVEMRADADANYERVVKINVTGMKPQIACPHLPDNVKPVDEVKDMQIHQAVIGSCTNGRIEDLREAAAVLKGRKADKNVRLIVLPATPNIWKQALREGLIETFMESGAIVGPATCGPCLGGHMGILAGGERAIATTNRNFKGRMGSLESEVFLSSPAVAAASAITGIITDPEAL; encoded by the coding sequence ATGGGTAAAACCTTAGCTGAGAAAATTTTACAGGCTCATACCGAAGAAACTGTGAAAGAGCCGGGACAGATCGTCCGTTGTAATGTTTCCATGGTGCTGGCCAACGACATTACCGCCCCGCTTGCCATTAAATCTTTCAAGGCCATGGGCGCGGATCAGGTCTTCGACAAGGACAAAGTAGCCCTTGTCTGTGACCACTTCACCCCCAACAAGGACATTGATTCCGCAGAGCAGGTCAAGGTTGTCCGTGAATTCGCCCACGAAAAGAACATCACCCACTACTACGAGGGCGGCGAAGTCGGCGTTGAGCACGCACTGCTGCCCGAGCTGGGGCTTGTCGGTCCTGCCGATATCGTAATCGGTGCCGACTCCCATACCTGTACCTACGGTGGTCTCGGCGCATTCGCCACCGGAATGGGTTCCACCGATATCGCGGGCGGTATGGCTCTCGGTGAAACATGGTTCAAGGTTCCGCCGACCATCAAAGTAGAAATTGAAGGTACTCCCGGAAAGTACATGGGTGCCAAGGATTACATCCTCAACCTCATCGGTACCATCGGTGTTTCCGGCGCGCTGTACAAGGCTCTGGAATTCAGTGGTTCCGTTGTGGACAATCTTTCCATCGAAGGCCGCATGACCATCGCCAACATGGCTATCGAAGCAGGCGGTAAGGTAGGCCTCTTCCCGGTTGATGCCAAGACCCTTGAATACTGCAAGGCTGCAGGCCGCACCGGAGACGTGGAAATGCGCGCCGATGCAGACGCAAACTACGAGCGTGTGGTCAAGATTAATGTAACCGGGATGAAGCCTCAGATTGCCTGCCCGCATCTGCCCGATAACGTCAAGCCCGTTGACGAAGTAAAGGATATGCAGATCCATCAGGCGGTCATCGGTTCCTGCACTAACGGTCGTATCGAAGACCTGCGTGAAGCAGCAGCTGTTCTCAAAGGCCGCAAGGCTGACAAGAACGTGCGTCTCATTGTACTGCCCGCAACCCCGAACATCTGGAAGCAGGCCCTGCGCGAAGGTCTCATTGAAACTTTCATGGAGTCCGGCGCAATCGTAGGACCCGCAACCTGCGGTCCCTGCCTCGGCGGTCACATGGGTATCCTTGCTGGCGGTGAGCGTGCAATCGCCACCACTAACCGTAACTTCAAGGGCCGCATGGGCAGTCTCGAGAGTGAAGTTTTCCTCTCCAGCCCCGCAGTAGCAGCAGCTTCTGCAATCACCGGTATTATCACTGACCCCGAAGCACTCTAA
- a CDS encoding 3-isopropylmalate dehydratase small subunit, whose amino-acid sequence MSIKGTAHRVGAHIDTDAIIPARFLVTTDPDELGANCMEGLEEGWIKRVKKNDIMVADENFGCGSSREHAPISLLGAGIPVVVAKSFARIFYRNGFNMGLILLEVGDDFEKLGDGDQLEVDAEKGEIKNVTTGETITCAPVPPFMKGILDCGGLVEYVKDRLAK is encoded by the coding sequence ATGTCTATTAAAGGTACTGCACACAGAGTCGGGGCGCATATCGATACTGATGCGATTATTCCGGCCCGTTTTCTGGTTACCACCGATCCTGATGAACTCGGCGCAAACTGCATGGAAGGTCTTGAAGAAGGCTGGATCAAGCGCGTTAAGAAGAACGATATCATGGTCGCTGATGAGAACTTCGGTTGCGGTTCTTCCCGTGAACATGCCCCCATTTCTCTGCTCGGTGCCGGAATTCCGGTCGTAGTTGCCAAGAGTTTTGCCCGTATTTTTTATCGTAACGGTTTCAATATGGGCCTCATCCTCCTCGAAGTCGGTGATGATTTTGAAAAGCTCGGCGATGGCGATCAGCTCGAAGTTGATGCCGAAAAAGGCGAAATCAAGAACGTAACCACAGGTGAAACCATCACTTGTGCTCCGGTTCCCCCATTCATGAAGGGCATCCTCGACTGCGGCGGACTGGTAGAATACGTAAAAGATCGTCTCGCTAAATAG
- a CDS encoding GNAT family N-acetyltransferase encodes MYIETQRLILRPLKQSDAGFLSGMMKDPDVYRYILKQEPWSEGKIDSLLQKQEELFCQQGYCLFGVEMKGGGGLTGYCGVQPLEDFAQSLHGKVGISWVFQKDYWGAGLATESASAFVDYAYRETELKNIKALIHPANRGSMRVASKLGFEFDDLVFRNGRLRIMYSLLKEKHCNELRTSHAREVFFMEPGYI; translated from the coding sequence TCTTTCCGGTATGATGAAAGACCCGGATGTTTACCGCTATATTCTCAAGCAGGAGCCTTGGTCCGAAGGCAAAATTGATTCTCTGCTTCAGAAGCAGGAAGAGTTGTTTTGTCAGCAGGGTTATTGCCTGTTCGGAGTGGAGATGAAAGGCGGCGGAGGGCTGACCGGATATTGCGGGGTGCAGCCGCTGGAAGATTTTGCGCAATCCCTGCATGGCAAAGTCGGTATCAGCTGGGTATTTCAAAAGGATTACTGGGGAGCCGGGCTGGCAACCGAATCCGCTTCCGCATTTGTTGATTACGCTTATCGCGAAACAGAACTTAAGAACATTAAAGCTCTCATTCATCCCGCAAACCGAGGTTCCATGCGCGTTGCATCCAAGCTCGGCTTTGAGTTCGATGATCTGGTTTTCCGTAATGGAAGGCTACGCATCATGTATTCGCTTCTGAAAGAAAAGCATTGTAACGAACTCCGTACTTCCCATGCTCGGGAAGTCTTCTTTATGGAGCCGGGATATATTTAG